The region GATCGGATTTCGGCGAGACGTGGCGGCGCAGATAGTGGCTCTGCGGATCCTGCCAGACGGGCTGATCCGCAAAGCGCAGCAGCCGCCCTTCGTTCATCTCCGCGCGCGCGATAAGCGTGGACATGCTAAGCCCGAGCGCGCCGGAAAGCCTGCCCAGCAGCGTCGCCGTCGGGCTGCTTTCGCCGCGCTCGATTTTATGGATCATGGCGCGTGAAACGCCGGCGCGCTCCGCCAGTTCGGAGAGCGACCAGCCGCGCGTCTCGCGCTCAAGGCGAATACGCTCACCAATCCGTTGATTTAATGTGTCGATTATATTATTCATTACGTAACATTATAGTGAACAACCACCGGGGTTCAACCATGCTCATTCGCCACGCCACCGCCGAAGACTGCGCGGCTATCGCCGACATCTATAACTACGCGGTGCAGCACACCGCCGCCATCTGGAACGATGCTACCGTCGATACCGACAACCGCCTCGCCTGGTTTTATCAACGCGGCAACGCGGGCTACCCGGTGCTGGTGGCGGTTGAAGGCAACACCGTCGTAGGCTATTCCTCATTCGGCGACTGGCGCGCGTTTGATGGCTTTCGTCATACCGTCGAACACTCGGTCTATGTGCATCCGCAGCATCATGGCAAAGGCATCGGCAAGCTGTTGATGACGCATCTGATTGCCGAGGCGCGGGCTATCGGCAAGCATGTGATGGTCGCGGGGATTGAGTCCCAAAACGTGGCGTCCATCGCGCTGCATGAAAAGCTCGGGTTTACCATCACCGCGCAGATGCCGCAGGTCGGCACCAAATTTGGCCGCTGGCTCGATTTAACGTTTATGCAGCTCCAGCTTGATAAACGCCGTGAACCGGACGCCATCGGATGAATGCGTCGCTGAGCCTGCTGTTTCTCGCCGCCGCCGGGGTGGGCCTGGTGGTGCAGAATATGCTGATGGTGCGCATTACGCAGTCGGCGTCCACTATCCTGATTGCGATGCTGCTTAATTCGCTGGTGGGGATTGTGCTGTTCTGCGCGATCCTGCTGCTGCGTAACGGCACGGCGGGCTTTAGCGAGCTTATCGCCACCGTGCGCTGGTGGACGCTGCTGCCGGGGCTGCTCGGCTCGTTTTTCGTGTTCGCGAGCATCAATGGTTATCAGCATCTCGGCGCGGCCACGACCATTGCGGTACTCGTGGCGAGTCAGCTTATCGGCGGATTGCTGTTTGATATCGCCCGCACCAGCGGCCTGACGCTGCGTATGGTGGCGGGGCCTGTGGCGGGCGCGGTATTGCTGGTGATTGGCGCCTGGCTGGTCGCCAGGCGCACCTTCTGACGGTTACGCTTTCGGTTTCTGCCCGCTGCGGCGCGCGCTGACGGTGGCAAGCGCCGCCCAGTCCAGCTGCTCGTCGCCGTGGGCCAGCGCGTCGAGATAGTTATCGCGCAGCACCCCCGCAATGCCCATCGGCACGTTTTTACTCTCCGCCGCCTGCTGCGCCAGACGCACATCTTTCAGCCCGAGCTTCATGGTGAAACCCGCAGGCGAATAGCGGTCTTCGGCGATCATCGCGCCGTAATTTTTATAGGCCGGCGCGGCAAACAGCGTGCCCGTCATCATCCCGAGAAAATCGCCTTTGCCGACGTCATACGCCTCCACCAGCGCGGAGGCTTCGCCCATCGTCTCAATCGCGCTCGCGAGCATAAAATTAGCGGCAAGCTTCACCGCGGCCGCCTGCGCCGGGCTGTCGCCAAACGTCCAGGTTTTCTGGCCCAGCACATCGAAAACCGGCTGCGCTTTCGCAAGCCACTCCGGCGCGCCCGCCGCGAGAATATTGAGATTGCCCGCCGCGGCGACATCCACGCGCCCAAGCACGGGTGCGGCCACGTATCCGATACGGCGCTGTTGCGAGAGCGCATCCATCGCCTGCGTGAAAGCCACCGAGACCGTCGCCATGTTGATCCACAGCGCCCCTGGCGCGAGCGACGCCAGCGCGCCCTGCTCTACCACCACGCTTTCGGTGACCGCGTCATCAGCAAGAATGGTGATTAACACGTCGGCGTCATAAATGTCTTTCGGGCTTTGCGCCACCTGCGCGCCGAGCGCGCGCAGCGCCTCAGACGGTGCGGGCGAGCGGTTCCATACCGTTACCGTAAAACCGGCGTTGATAAGATTGGTCGCCATCGGCTGGCCCATGCCGCCGAGGCCGAGAAAAGCAATATGCATGACAATTCCTTATAAAATCGTGCCGCCGCGGGTCAGCTCCGCCAGGCGTTCAGCCGCCTCGCGCTCGCGATCTTCTTTGTGTTGACGCCCGTGATGGGCAATGGCGGTGCGCAGCCGCTGCTGCTCGACGTAGCGCTCGTCGCGGCTGAGCTGCGCGTCGTCGCTGAGTTCAATCAGCAGTTCGTTCATATGCGCGATAACGTGCTCTTCAATCACCGCGTCGACCTGGCGTTTCACTTCATCAAGATGAGACATTAAACCTCCTTAAACGCGTCGCCGCGGCAGAGGCCGCGGCGCAGTGCTTAATTGATTTTCGCTTTCGAGAAGTCGCTGCCCATCAGGCTGACGCTGTACCCCGTCACGTTGCTGCGGGTCGCGTAGAAGGTGCGGCCATTGGCGAGCGGCACCCACGGCGCCTGCTGGTAGAAGATCTCCTGCGCCTGCTCGTAGAGTTTAGCGCGTTCTTGCGGCGCGCTGACGCGCCTGGCCTGATCAATCAGCGAGGTGTACTGCTTGTCGCACCAGCGCGCGGCGTTGGAGCCGCTCTGGATACTGTCGCAGCTCAGCAGCACGTCGGCGAAGTTATCCGGGTCGCCGTTGTCGGACATCCAGCCATACAGCGCGGCGTCGTGCTCGCCTTTACGAATGCCGGAGAGGTATTCGCCCCACTCGTAGCTGACGATTTTCGCCTTCACGCCCACTTTCGCCCAGTCGCTCTGGATCATCTCGGCGATGCGCTTAGAGTTAGGGTTATACGGGCGCTGAACCGGCATCGACCACAGCGTCGCTTCAAAGCCTTTATCCAGCCCCGCCTGCTTAAGCAGCGCTTTGGCTTTTTCCGGGTTGTAATCGTAGTCTTTGAGATCCTTGTTAAAGCCCATCATATTCGGCGGGATCGGCGATTTCGCGACGCTGCCGCTGCCCATAAATACCGCATTAATGATCGACTTCTTATCGACCGCGTAATTAAGCGCCTGACGAACCAGCACGTTATCGAACGGTTTCTTCTCGGTGTTGAACGCCAGATAACCGACGTTCAGCGCCTCGACGCTGTGCAGCGTCAGGTTTTTATCGCCCTTGATCTGCTCAAACTGCACCGGGCTTGGCGCCGGAATAATCTGGCACTCGTTGGTTTTAAGCTTGGCAAGGCGCGTCTCGACGTTCGGGGTAATCGAGAAGATCAGGTGTTTGGTCGGCACTTCGCCGTCCCAGTAGTTCGGGTTAGCGATATAGCGGATAAGCGAGTCGACTTTATACTGTTGCAGCGCATAGGGGCCGGTGCCGATGGGCCAGTTATCGACATTTTCCGGCGTGCCTTTTTTCAGCATCGCATCGGCGTATTCCGCCGAGAGGATCGAGGCGAAATCCATGCCCCAGTCAGCCAGGAACGCGGCGTTTGGCTCGCTCAGCGTGAACTGGACATGGTAGTCGTCGAGCTTTTTCACGTCGGTGATAAGCTTATCGAGGCCCACATCCTGGAAGTATTCATAGTTGCCCTGCGACACCTTATGGTAAGGATGGTTAGGGTCTTTCTGGCGCATCACCGAGAAAATC is a window of Cronobacter muytjensii ATCC 51329 DNA encoding:
- a CDS encoding helix-turn-helix domain-containing protein; this encodes MNNIIDTLNQRIGERIRLERETRGWSLSELAERAGVSRAMIHKIERGESSPTATLLGRLSGALGLSMSTLIARAEMNEGRLLRFADQPVWQDPQSHYLRRHVSPKSDLPLDLVQVELPAGSDIPMPASAYAFARQLIWVQRGELVFREGDTHHQMREGDCLELGPPNECHFINPGDAPCVYLVVRLNNVAS
- a CDS encoding GNAT family N-acetyltransferase yields the protein MLIRHATAEDCAAIADIYNYAVQHTAAIWNDATVDTDNRLAWFYQRGNAGYPVLVAVEGNTVVGYSSFGDWRAFDGFRHTVEHSVYVHPQHHGKGIGKLLMTHLIAEARAIGKHVMVAGIESQNVASIALHEKLGFTITAQMPQVGTKFGRWLDLTFMQLQLDKRREPDAIG
- a CDS encoding DMT family transporter, translated to MNASLSLLFLAAAGVGLVVQNMLMVRITQSASTILIAMLLNSLVGIVLFCAILLLRNGTAGFSELIATVRWWTLLPGLLGSFFVFASINGYQHLGAATTIAVLVASQLIGGLLFDIARTSGLTLRMVAGPVAGAVLLVIGAWLVARRTF
- a CDS encoding NAD(P)-dependent oxidoreductase is translated as MHIAFLGLGGMGQPMATNLINAGFTVTVWNRSPAPSEALRALGAQVAQSPKDIYDADVLITILADDAVTESVVVEQGALASLAPGALWINMATVSVAFTQAMDALSQQRRIGYVAAPVLGRVDVAAAGNLNILAAGAPEWLAKAQPVFDVLGQKTWTFGDSPAQAAAVKLAANFMLASAIETMGEASALVEAYDVGKGDFLGMMTGTLFAAPAYKNYGAMIAEDRYSPAGFTMKLGLKDVRLAQQAAESKNVPMGIAGVLRDNYLDALAHGDEQLDWAALATVSARRSGQKPKA
- a CDS encoding DUF2526 family protein, which gives rise to MSHLDEVKRQVDAVIEEHVIAHMNELLIELSDDAQLSRDERYVEQQRLRTAIAHHGRQHKEDREREAAERLAELTRGGTIL
- a CDS encoding ABC transporter substrate-binding protein, with the translated sequence MKTGKTLLGLLLSALLPASAIAANSDTIIYCSEASPESFNPQIASSGPSFVASSQVLYNRLVNFDPKTNTPVPSLATGWTVSQDGKTWTFTLRQGVKFNSNKFFKPTRDFNADDVIFSVMRQKDPNHPYHKVSQGNYEYFQDVGLDKLITDVKKLDDYHVQFTLSEPNAAFLADWGMDFASILSAEYADAMLKKGTPENVDNWPIGTGPYALQQYKVDSLIRYIANPNYWDGEVPTKHLIFSITPNVETRLAKLKTNECQIIPAPSPVQFEQIKGDKNLTLHSVEALNVGYLAFNTEKKPFDNVLVRQALNYAVDKKSIINAVFMGSGSVAKSPIPPNMMGFNKDLKDYDYNPEKAKALLKQAGLDKGFEATLWSMPVQRPYNPNSKRIAEMIQSDWAKVGVKAKIVSYEWGEYLSGIRKGEHDAALYGWMSDNGDPDNFADVLLSCDSIQSGSNAARWCDKQYTSLIDQARRVSAPQERAKLYEQAQEIFYQQAPWVPLANGRTFYATRSNVTGYSVSLMGSDFSKAKIN